The sequence TCTTCCCTTTTGAAGGGGTCGGCTTGCTGTCGCCACAATATACCTTTGTGTTCTTCAAGTGAATAAAGTGGGCTTCAGCATTTTGGTTTTCATCTACAGATTCCCCGGCTCTGGCAAGCTCCTCACTCAGCTTCTGTGCTACCTCACTGCCATCCTCGAAGGTTTCACTTAATGAGTCGAAGTATTCCTTTGCAGAAACAAGGGTACCCGTTATGACGGCTCCCTTGACGTTTAACGTGATGTCTAATGAAAAGTCATGTTTGTTTGATGCCTGTACAAAAAATTCTAAGATGCTATCCTTTCCTGTACCAGATTCTAAACTCATCTTCACATCTCCTTTATCGTTAAGCTACTGTGTCGTCTTCGGTAGAGAGTGTTGTATCTTCTTCTTGATCTTCGTCTTTATCATCATCTTTCTTAGCAGATTTTTTAC is a genomic window of Rossellomorea sp. y25 containing:
- the gvpU gene encoding gas vesicle accessory protein GvpU, whose translation is MSLESGTGKDSILEFFVQASNKHDFSLDITLNVKGAVITGTLVSAKEYFDSLSETFEDGSEVAQKLSEELARAGESVDENQNAEAHFIHLKNTKVYCGDSKPTPSKGKIMWRGKLSEIDGFFLGKISESKSSK